The following are encoded together in the Ranitomeya imitator isolate aRanImi1 chromosome 4, aRanImi1.pri, whole genome shotgun sequence genome:
- the LOC138674642 gene encoding olfactory receptor 2K2-like codes for MNTSVFEDFYLQAFSEYHNIAYVVIFSILLMYLLCMLGNLIIIVVVWVTPRLHTPMYFFLCNLSTLDMAYVSAILPKLLDFQITKKTRISFTGCFTQLFMSVACINTEFLLLSSMAFDRYVAICVPLKYGIIMNKKACLVLSLTPWTIGALNSLLHVFLISHLWFCDSKNIIHFYCDMKALLKISCSDIRHVNLMILSEGYTLGFIAFSMILISYVFIISAILKIKTSAKRLKIFSSCSSHLTVVLLFCGSSLSVYMNPDSKSSTEIDLVLSLLYVAVVPALNPLVYSLRNKEVLDVLRLGRVIFSHFF; via the coding sequence ATGAATACCTCAGTTTTTGAAGATTTTTACCTACAAGCATTCTCCGAATATCACAATATCGCTTATGTCGTTATCTTTAGTATTTTATTGATGTACCTCCTATGCATGCTTGGAAATTTGATTATTATAGTTGTTGTATGGGTGACACCAAGACTACACACTCCTATGTACTTTTTCCTGTGTAACCTCTCTACCTTGGATATGGCCTATGTATCTGCTATTCTGCCAAAGCTCCTTGACTTTCAGATAACTAAGAAAACTAGGATTTCCTTCACAGGTTGTTTCACCCAGCTATTCATGTCCGTGGCATGTATTAACAcagaatttttattgttgtcttctaTGGCCTTTGACCGGTATGTGGCTATATGTGTCCCTTTAAAATATGGCATCATAATGAATAAGAAAGCATGTCTTGTACTTTCCCTTACTCCATGGACAATCGGTGCTTTGAACTCATTGCTACACGTCTTCTTGATATCTCACCTCTGGTTTTGTGATTCCAAGAACATCATCCACTTCTACTGTGACATGAAAGCCCTTCTAAAAATCTCCTGTAGTGACATCAGACATGTGAACCTTATGATATTATCAGAAGGATATACGTTAGGCTTTATAGCTTTTAGCATGATTTTAATTTCTTATGTTTTTATTATATCGGCTATCCTCAAGATCAAGACATCGGCTAAAAGACTGAAGATCTTCTCCAGTTGTTCATCTCATCTAACAgttgttttgcttttttgtggTTCTTCTCTAAGTGTCTACATGAATCCTGACTCTAAAAGCTCTACAGAAATCGATCTGGTGCTCTCCTTGTTGTATGTGGCGGTGGTTCCAGCCCTTAATCCTCTAGTCTATAGTTTGAGGAACAAAGAAGTCTTAGATGTTTTAAGATTAGGAAGGGTCATTTttagtcattttttttaa